Proteins encoded in a region of the Zea mays cultivar B73 chromosome 4, Zm-B73-REFERENCE-NAM-5.0, whole genome shotgun sequence genome:
- the LOC541879 gene encoding serrate RNA effector molecule: MTEVADASPPPPTAGGGDRKRGRASPVPPLPGQHKRRREEGGGGGFDRRRLGPVGGGGHEQDDRRYGNGLGGIGGRGGDSRYTNRAPDSGRGGWNEGSGNSRREGLMSYKQFIQELEDDVSPVEAQSRYEEYKSEYITTQKKAYFALHKDEDWLRNKYHPTNLENVIERRNELARTTADDFFLQLQSGSLDTGPGLTGSAVSKSGNNSSKNLDAVEGDGKKGKLGKGSDDSYYAAPKAHPVSSEVRRIRIDIEQAQGLICKLDSEKGIENNILSSSNHEKPDMDKSHGSMGPIVIVQGSSTVKGLEGTELLDTLVTYLWRIHGVDYYGMSETNEPKGLRHVKADARTYNGASSSATEWENKLDSFWQDRIQGQDPLEILKAKEKIDGAATEVLDPYVRKIRDEKYGWKYGCGAKGCTKLFHAAEFVQKHIKLKHTDLVVDLTSKAREDIYFENYMNDPKAPGGTPIMQQPAPRGKGRQRPPIESRLRDERGNHRLDSDGSGENPDDPVYDSFGDPTMHGAFPPDIPAPPVLMPVPGAGPLGPFIPAPPEVAMHMLRDQGAPPPFEPSGGPHPRKAGRGSGGGGPPMRGPSPVFSAPPPHHMHDPRRIRSYQDLDAPEDEVTVMDYRSL, translated from the exons ATGACCGAGGTCGCCGACGCGTCCCCTCCCCCTCCGACCGCCGGCGGCGGAGACCGCAAGCGGGGCCGCGCCTCGCCCGTGCCCCCGCTGCCGGGCCAGCACAAGAGGCGTAgggaggagggcggcggcggcggcttcgaCCGGCGCCGGCTCGGCCCGGTTGGCGGCGGAGGGCACGAGCAGGACGACAGGAG GTATGGAAATGGTCTTGGTGGCATAGGAGGAAGAGGTGGTGACAGTCGATATACAAATCGTGCACCAG ATTCTGGACGCGGTGGATGGAATGAGGGTTCTGGGAACAGTCGTAG GGAAGGACTGATGTCATACAAGCAGTTCATCCAGGAACTTGAAGATGATGTTTCACCAGTTGAAGCGCAAAGCAG ATATGAGGAGTACAAGTCAGAGTACATCACAACTCAGAAGAAAGCTTACTTTGCCCTCCATAAGGATGAAGATTG GTTAAGAAATAAATACCATCCTACAAACCTTGAAAATGTCATTGAAAG AAGGAATGAACTGGCAAGAACTACTGCAGATGATTTCTTCCTACAATTGCAAAGTGGAAGTCTGGACAC CGGTCCAGGTTTGACTGGTTCGGCAGTGAGCAAATCAGGAAATAACAGCAGTAAAAATCTAGATGCTGTGGAAGGGGATGGTAAAAAGGGGAAACTTGGAAAAGGTTCCGACGATTCATATTATGCTGCTCCCAAGGCTCACCCAGTTAGTTCTGAAGTTCGTCGAATTCGAATTGATATTGAGCAAGCTCAAGGTCTCATTTGTAAACTTGATTCTGAGAAGGGTATTGAAAACAACATCCTCTCAAGTAGTAATCATGAAAAGCCAGACATGGATAAGTCACATGGTTCAATGGGGCCAATTGTTATAGTACAAGGATCATCTACTGTGAAGGGTCTTGAGGGTACTGAGTTGCTGGACACTCTTGTTACTTATTTATGGCGTATCCATGGTGTGGATTATTATGGTATGTCTGAGACAAACGAACCTAAAGGCCTAAGGCATGTGAAAGCAGATGCGAGGACATATAATGGGGCTAGCTCAAGTGCCACCGAATGGGAGAATAAGCTTGATTCATTCTGGCAAGATAGAATTCAAGGTCAGGATCCATTAGAAATATTGAAAGCGAAGGAGAAGATCGATGGAGCTGCTACTGAAGTATTGGATCCATATGTGAGGAAAATAAGGGATGAGAAGTATGGGTGGAAATATGGATGTGGAGCCAAGGGCTGCACGAAACTTTTCCATGCCGCTGAGTTTGTCCAGAAGCATATTAAACTGAAGCACACAGACTTGGTGGTTGATCTAACTTCaaaagcaagagaagatattTACTTTGAAAACTATATGAA TGACCCAAAGGCGCCTGGTGGTACGCCTATCATGCAGCAACCTGCTCCA AGGGGAAAAGGCAGACAAAGGCCACCAATAGAGAGTCGGCTGAGGGATGAGCGTGGTAATCATAGGCTCGACAGTGATGGGTCCGGTGAAAATCCCGACGATCCTGTTTATGATTCGTTTGGTGATCCAACTATGCATGGCGCCTTCCCTCCAGATATTCCTGCTCCCCCTGTTCTAATGCCTGTGCCTGGTGCCGG TCCGCTTGGACCGTTTATTCCCGCACCGCCGGAAGTTGCCATGCATATGTTGAGGGATCAGGGCGCGCCACCTCCTTTTGAGCCCAGTGGAGGTCCACATCCTAGGAAAGCAGggaggggcagcggcggcggcggtcctCCAATGCGTGGTCCGTCCCCAGTCTTCAGTGCTCCTCCGCCTCATCATATGCATGACCCTCGTCGAATACGAAG CTACCAAGACCTGGATGCTCCCGAGGACGAAGTGACCGTCATGGACTACCGAAGCTTGTAG
- the LOC103653181 gene encoding uncharacterized protein yields the protein MSTAVARPAHGGFRQSGSGKPDPEDADRMRDANGYLVQEREKEEEERGGEAAAAGREEEALSEASSIGAASSDSSSIGENSASDKEGSDGEEEEVEGKAQGLGMMGLATLQSLDDALPTKRGLSNFYAGKSKSFTSLAEAAATAAAKEIAKPENPFNKRRRVLRAWSRRRASCSALATAYLPPLLAPDHAVVEEDDEEGADDEDEDEGQHGRGGLRGRRPPTFPSPRLSAHATAGQMARAGSFRSPRSFSMTDLHSAEYE from the exons ATGTCCACGGCGGTGGCGCGGCCGGCGCACGGCGGCTTCCGGCAGTCGGGGAGCGGGAAGCCGGATCCGGAGGACGCGGACAGGATGAGGGACGCCAACGGGTACTTGGTCCAAGAACGTGAGAAGGAAGAGGAAGAGCGTGGCggtgaggcggcggcggcggggagggAGGAAGAGGCGCTGTCGGAGGCCTCGTCGATCGGCGCGGCGTCGTCCGACAGCTCCTCCATCGGCGAGAACTCCGCGTCCGACAAGGAGGGCAGCgacggggaggaggaggaggtggaagGCAAGGCGCAGGGGCTCGGCATGATGGGGCTGGCCACGCTCCAGTCCTTGGACGATGCCCTGCCCACCAA GCGGGGCCTGTCCAACTTCTACGCGGGCAAGTCCAAGTCGTTCACGAGCCTGGCGGAGGCGGCTGCGACGGCGGCCGCCAAGGAGATCGCGAAGCCGGAGAACCCGTTCAACAAGCGGCGGCGCGTGCTGCGGGCGTGGTCGCGGCGGCGGGCGTCGTGCAGCGCGCTGGCCACCGCGTACCTGCCGCCGCTGCTGGCCCCGGACCACGCGGTGGtggaggaggacgacgaggagggcgcggacgacgaggacgaggacgagggcCAGCACGGGCGCGGCGGGCTCAGGGGCAGGAGGCCGCCCACGTTCCCGTCCCCGCGGCTGAGCGCGCACGCCACCGCCGGCCAGATGGCGAGGGCCGGGTCGTTTCggtccccgaggtccttctccatgACGGACCTCCACAGCGCGGAGTACGAGTAG
- the LOC541879 gene encoding serrate RNA effector molecule isoform X1, translating to MLSSCLVMRGPIRRLIAWYGNGLGGIGGRGGDSRYTNRAPDSGRGGWNEGSGNSRREGLMSYKQFIQELEDDVSPVEAQSRYEEYKSEYITTQKKAYFALHKDEDWLRNKYHPTNLENVIERRNELARTTADDFFLQLQSGSLDTGPGLTGSAVSKSGNNSSKNLDAVEGDGKKGKLGKGSDDSYYAAPKAHPVSSEVRRIRIDIEQAQGLICKLDSEKGIENNILSSSNHEKPDMDKSHGSMGPIVIVQGSSTVKGLEGTELLDTLVTYLWRIHGVDYYGMSETNEPKGLRHVKADARTYNGASSSATEWENKLDSFWQDRIQGQDPLEILKAKEKIDGAATEVLDPYVRKIRDEKYGWKYGCGAKGCTKLFHAAEFVQKHIKLKHTDLVVDLTSKAREDIYFENYMNDPKAPGGTPIMQQPAPRGKGRQRPPIESRLRDERGNHRLDSDGSGENPDDPVYDSFGDPTMHGAFPPDIPAPPVLMPVPGAGPLGPFIPAPPEVAMHMLRDQGAPPPFEPSGGPHPRKAGRGSGGGGPPMRGPSPVFSAPPPHHMHDPRRIRSYQDLDAPEDEVTVMDYRSL from the exons ATGTTATCAAGTTGCCTGGTCATGAGGGGACCAATCAGACGACTAATAGCCTG GTATGGAAATGGTCTTGGTGGCATAGGAGGAAGAGGTGGTGACAGTCGATATACAAATCGTGCACCAG ATTCTGGACGCGGTGGATGGAATGAGGGTTCTGGGAACAGTCGTAG GGAAGGACTGATGTCATACAAGCAGTTCATCCAGGAACTTGAAGATGATGTTTCACCAGTTGAAGCGCAAAGCAG ATATGAGGAGTACAAGTCAGAGTACATCACAACTCAGAAGAAAGCTTACTTTGCCCTCCATAAGGATGAAGATTG GTTAAGAAATAAATACCATCCTACAAACCTTGAAAATGTCATTGAAAG AAGGAATGAACTGGCAAGAACTACTGCAGATGATTTCTTCCTACAATTGCAAAGTGGAAGTCTGGACAC CGGTCCAGGTTTGACTGGTTCGGCAGTGAGCAAATCAGGAAATAACAGCAGTAAAAATCTAGATGCTGTGGAAGGGGATGGTAAAAAGGGGAAACTTGGAAAAGGTTCCGACGATTCATATTATGCTGCTCCCAAGGCTCACCCAGTTAGTTCTGAAGTTCGTCGAATTCGAATTGATATTGAGCAAGCTCAAGGTCTCATTTGTAAACTTGATTCTGAGAAGGGTATTGAAAACAACATCCTCTCAAGTAGTAATCATGAAAAGCCAGACATGGATAAGTCACATGGTTCAATGGGGCCAATTGTTATAGTACAAGGATCATCTACTGTGAAGGGTCTTGAGGGTACTGAGTTGCTGGACACTCTTGTTACTTATTTATGGCGTATCCATGGTGTGGATTATTATGGTATGTCTGAGACAAACGAACCTAAAGGCCTAAGGCATGTGAAAGCAGATGCGAGGACATATAATGGGGCTAGCTCAAGTGCCACCGAATGGGAGAATAAGCTTGATTCATTCTGGCAAGATAGAATTCAAGGTCAGGATCCATTAGAAATATTGAAAGCGAAGGAGAAGATCGATGGAGCTGCTACTGAAGTATTGGATCCATATGTGAGGAAAATAAGGGATGAGAAGTATGGGTGGAAATATGGATGTGGAGCCAAGGGCTGCACGAAACTTTTCCATGCCGCTGAGTTTGTCCAGAAGCATATTAAACTGAAGCACACAGACTTGGTGGTTGATCTAACTTCaaaagcaagagaagatattTACTTTGAAAACTATATGAA TGACCCAAAGGCGCCTGGTGGTACGCCTATCATGCAGCAACCTGCTCCA AGGGGAAAAGGCAGACAAAGGCCACCAATAGAGAGTCGGCTGAGGGATGAGCGTGGTAATCATAGGCTCGACAGTGATGGGTCCGGTGAAAATCCCGACGATCCTGTTTATGATTCGTTTGGTGATCCAACTATGCATGGCGCCTTCCCTCCAGATATTCCTGCTCCCCCTGTTCTAATGCCTGTGCCTGGTGCCGG TCCGCTTGGACCGTTTATTCCCGCACCGCCGGAAGTTGCCATGCATATGTTGAGGGATCAGGGCGCGCCACCTCCTTTTGAGCCCAGTGGAGGTCCACATCCTAGGAAAGCAGggaggggcagcggcggcggcggtcctCCAATGCGTGGTCCGTCCCCAGTCTTCAGTGCTCCTCCGCCTCATCATATGCATGACCCTCGTCGAATACGAAG CTACCAAGACCTGGATGCTCCCGAGGACGAAGTGACCGTCATGGACTACCGAAGCTTGTAG